A window of the Scleropages formosus chromosome 21, fSclFor1.1, whole genome shotgun sequence genome harbors these coding sequences:
- the kbtbd13b gene encoding kelch repeat and BTB domain-containing protein 13 has product MEDGSCHDPGEAPEEQNGHPTQGLQIGSLRIRVERSTFVVNRDLLTEHCEYFRALFQSGMKECQQQEIHIRGLSATGFSIMLRILGGERPILAADELVQAIESAAFLQVGLLTKHLIDITNSDNCLLMYHAAAEYGLLDLYRSAALFIRDMYRDLEVDMRCLPEELIEYVKSLIPSAFVAVGTHSSCTAEELPHAATRTICYLDEDEKDWKVLTSLPKEASTSMAGVTVLSNKLYIVGGICGIQKQVVESCFCYDPLNNTWSTLASPQQLRYNFTLVGHEDRLYAIGGEYERKVMSSVEVFDVSAGSWSLACHLPRPVASAACAVAMRRIFVCLWQPMETTEIYEYIPAKDTWVLVTTLLRHQSYGHCMVAHRDNLYVMRNGPSDDFLRCMMDCYNVTSGQWVALPGHYANSKGALFTAVVRGDSVFTVNRTLTLEYTIENNKWKARSEMQGFPRSGSMWTFLLRLPKTCKGQGNGSVLLNTNIPDLQNPFVHHSI; this is encoded by the coding sequence ATGGAGGATGGCAGCTGTCACGACCCAGGAGAggcaccagaggagcaaaatgGCCACCCTACCCAGGGCCTGCAGATAGGCAGCCTAAGGATTAGAGTGGAAAGGAGCACCTTCGTAGTCAACAGGGATCTACTGACAGAGCACTGCGAGTATTTCCGAGCACTTTTCCAGTCAGGAATGAAGGAATGCCAGCAACAGGAGATCCACATAAGGGGTCTAAGTGCTACTGGTTTCTCCATTATGCTCAGAATTCTGGGAGGTGAGCGCCCAATCCTGGCTGCGGATGagcttgtccaggccatagaAAGTGCCGCATTTCTACAGGTGGGGTTACTCACCAAACATCTCATCGACATCACCAACTCCGACAATTGCTTGCTCATGTATCATGCTGCAGCAGAGTACGGCCTCTTGGATCTTTACCGCAGTGCAGCGTTGTTCATCCGAGACATGTACAGGGATCTGGAGGTTGACATGAGGTGTCTCCCAGAAGAACTTATCGAATACGTCAAGTCTCTCATTCCCAGTGCGTTTGTAGCTGTGGGAACACACTCAAGTTGCACGGCTGAGGAACTTCCCCATGCTGCTACAAGGACGATCTGCTATTTGGATGAAGATGAGAAGGACTGGAAAGTTCTTACAAGCCTTCCAAAAGAAGCCAGCACCTCCATGGCAGGCGTCACAGTTCTCAGCAACAAGTTGTATATCGTTGGAGGTATATGTGGAATCCAAAAGCAGGTTGTGGAATCCTGCTTCTGTTACGACCCTTTAAACAATACCTGGAGCACATTAGCTAGTCCTCAGCAGTTGCGTTACAACTTCACCCTGGTGGGGCACGAGGACCGCCTGTATGCTATTGGAGGTGAGTACGAAAGAAAGGTCATGTCATCAGTGGAAGTGTTTGATGTCTCTGCTGGCTCATGGTCCCTTGCATGTCACTTGCCTCGGCCCGTAGCCAGTGCAGCATGTGCAGTAGCAATGAGGAggatatttgtgtgtttgtggcagCCCATGGAGACAACGGAGATCTATGAATATATCCCAGCCAAGGACACTTGGGTTCTTGTTACCACTCTGCTGCGGCACCAGAGCTATGGACACTGCATGGTAGCGCACAGAGACAACCTCTATGTCATGCGCAATGGACCCTCTGATGACTTCCTGAGGTGCATGATGGACTGCTACAATGTGACCTCAGGCCAGTGGGTGGCCCTGCCGGGACACTATGCCAATAGCAAGGGTGCCCTCTTCACTGCCGTGGTAAGGGGGGACTCTGTGTTCACCGTGAACCGAACACTGACACTGGAGTATACCATTGAGAACAATAAGTGGAAGGCAAGAAGTGAAATGCAAGGCTTCCCACGGAGTGGATCGATGTGGACCTTCCTATTGAGGTTGCCCAAGACTTGTAAAGGTCAAGGGAATGGATCCGTTTTGCTGAACACCAATATCCCCGATTTACAGAATCCTTTCGTTCACCACTCAATTTGA